In Halomarina salina, one DNA window encodes the following:
- a CDS encoding DUF7115 domain-containing protein, whose protein sequence is METPSLLAVACEGEPVEAEVPLGGDDRLVVTPTRTLIYRAEGLLRDEAVETIAHDVDRVELTEGRRKTTIATSSLTGEEEFTVPTKRLDDVLSPLLNGVLRAAGETADDEAMLAVYRFSELTLVVTEGRVVKHIGTALWDTEYESYPFSAVTDLSVEEGSVATQLVLTVDGRPQRIKTPNEQAGTVRQTLEGALCDYHGVDSLVALRTKNADETEAESGGAGEDRDDDGSDTESDAAEAGGRDAGRTVEPLLTDDSDDGPTGRRASEQSSSTATAQTNGVTGTAVHDDEVLERLEALEATVEHQTELIERQQETLELLIEELRQGR, encoded by the coding sequence ATGGAAACCCCGAGTCTGCTCGCGGTGGCGTGCGAGGGCGAACCCGTCGAGGCGGAGGTCCCCCTCGGTGGCGACGACCGCCTCGTCGTCACGCCGACACGAACGCTCATCTACCGGGCGGAGGGCCTGCTCCGCGACGAAGCCGTCGAGACCATCGCACACGACGTCGACCGCGTGGAACTGACGGAGGGTCGCCGGAAGACGACCATCGCGACGAGTTCGCTCACCGGCGAGGAGGAGTTCACCGTCCCGACGAAGCGTCTGGACGACGTCCTCTCGCCGCTGCTGAACGGCGTCCTCCGCGCCGCGGGCGAGACGGCCGACGACGAGGCGATGCTGGCGGTGTACCGGTTCAGCGAGCTCACGCTCGTCGTCACCGAGGGCCGTGTCGTCAAACACATCGGGACCGCGCTCTGGGACACCGAGTACGAGTCGTACCCGTTCTCGGCGGTGACCGACCTGAGCGTCGAGGAGGGGAGCGTCGCCACGCAACTCGTCCTCACGGTCGACGGTCGGCCACAGCGAATCAAGACCCCGAACGAGCAGGCCGGGACGGTCCGACAGACCCTCGAAGGGGCGCTCTGTGACTACCACGGCGTCGACTCTTTGGTCGCCCTCCGGACGAAGAACGCCGACGAAACCGAGGCGGAGAGCGGGGGAGCGGGCGAGGACAGGGACGACGACGGAAGCGACACCGAGTCGGACGCCGCCGAAGCCGGGGGACGCGACGCCGGACGGACGGTCGAACCGCTCCTCACCGACGACTCGGACGACGGACCGACCGGACGGCGGGCGAGCGAGCAGTCGTCCAGCACCGCTACCGCGCAGACGAACGGCGTCACGGGCACGGCGGTCCACGACGACGAGGTGCTCGAACGACTGGAGGCGCTGGAGGCGACCGTCGAGCACCAGACGGAACTCATCGAACGACAACAGGAGACCCTCGAACTGCTCATCGAGGAGCTCCGCCAGGGCCGCTGA
- a CDS encoding DUF5830 family protein translates to MSDETVELGVQLLERLEHEELSLAEVVDRLETITSDPTTTRTILDTAEKRGIVDREDGIIRPTGGRFLRFQSEVVEKKGDFTCRRCGASISTGYFMRLQAGEHGPFGSSCIRKVTGRES, encoded by the coding sequence GTGAGCGACGAGACGGTCGAACTCGGCGTCCAGCTACTCGAACGCCTCGAACACGAGGAGCTGTCGCTCGCCGAGGTCGTCGACCGTCTCGAGACCATCACCAGCGACCCGACGACGACGCGGACCATCCTCGACACCGCAGAGAAGCGCGGCATCGTCGACCGCGAGGACGGCATCATCCGACCGACCGGCGGCCGATTCCTGCGGTTCCAGAGCGAGGTCGTCGAGAAGAAAGGCGACTTCACCTGCAGGCGCTGTGGCGCGTCCATCTCGACTGGCTACTTCATGCGCCTCCAGGCGGGCGAACACGGTCCGTTCGGCTCCTCGTGTATCCGGAAGGTGACCGGTCGGGAGTCGTGA
- a CDS encoding DUF7344 domain-containing protein codes for MGDVSTLFELLASETRRKLLVMLCDTESIDVSNGLPMRCTAATASSPTTQRTASSRDIELYHVHLPKLEAEGVVEWDRTVGSVSRGPEFDAVEPTIRLLAENESTLPGPFY; via the coding sequence ATGGGTGATGTATCGACGTTGTTCGAACTGCTCGCCTCTGAGACCCGACGTAAACTCCTCGTGATGCTGTGTGATACGGAGTCCATCGACGTATCGAACGGCCTCCCGATGCGGTGTACCGCGGCCACTGCCTCGTCGCCGACGACCCAGCGGACGGCGTCGTCGCGCGACATCGAACTGTACCACGTCCACCTGCCGAAACTGGAGGCGGAGGGCGTCGTCGAGTGGGACCGGACGGTCGGCTCGGTCTCGCGGGGCCCCGAGTTCGACGCGGTGGAACCGACGATACGACTGCTCGCGGAGAACGAATCGACCCTCCCCGGTCCGTTCTACTGA